Proteins from a genomic interval of Drosophila melanogaster chromosome 2R:
- the CG34315 gene encoding uncharacterized protein — protein sequence MADIPEKSSYYKKERRKFALITYLLTAIFLILALLQWATFRFVNFLREFFTSYHWLSCLFFGIGLILLVLFIFFEVLRFNKMVNWLFAFLIFECIVLGIAPLVARHYKYQFLFSFLIWTVALALFIVCGSFLPLDLTLDVVVLFVLAVVSIIGAIYFVMLYIVANVAYSFIIARCFIVISILMFVMYHAQIINGGRFAEMRTKDYFLAAIILFLDFLLLYLFSFQVAPKWSDRCDGERSKNLVLFTETTTNSYPPKWWRTSTKDTP from the exons ATGGCAGACATTCCGGAAAAAAGTTCTTactacaagaaggaaagaagaaAGTTCGCTCTGATCACTTACCTACTAACCGCGATATTCCTGATCCTTGCGCTGTTGCAATGGGCCACTTTCCGCTTTGT AAATTTTCTAAGGGAATTTTTTACTTCGTACCATTGGTTGAGCTGCCTTTTTTTTGGAATAGGCCTGATACTCCTCgtacttttcatatttttcgagGTACTGCGCTTTAATAAAATGGTAAACTGGTTGTTTGCCTTTCTAATT TTTGAATGCATTGTACTGGGGATTGCACCGCTGGTTGCCCGCCACTACAAGTATCAGTTTCTCTTCAGCTTCCTTATATGGACCGTAGCATTGGCGCTTTTTATTGTCTGTGGTTCCTTTCTTCCG CTGGATCTTACTTTGGATGTTGTGGTGCTATTTGTGCTTGCAGTGGTTTCCATTATCGGCGCCATATACTTCGTGATGCTCTACATCGTGGCTAATGTCGCATACTCGTTTATAATCGCCCGTTGCTTTATAGTGATCAGCATCTTGATG TTTGTCATGTATCACGCGCAGATTATAAACGGTGGAAGGTTCGCCGAGATGCGCACGAAGGACTACTTCCTGGCAGCCATCATACTGTTCCTCGATTTCCTGCTCCTCTATCTTTTCTCATTCCAAGTGGCCCCAAAATGGTCGGATCGTTGCGATGGCGAACGTTCAAAAAACTTGGTGCTGTTCACAGAAACTACGACGAATTCGTATCCACCAAAATGGTGGCGTACGAGCACGAAGG ATACCCCCTAA
- the FLASH gene encoding FLICE-associated huge protein, isoform A: protein METPAYATKSGGELVLPEALEDLMDLEDQDAGGMKSNVKDKSMDLDIYHDLYDIEPAGSKKPDQMDRSLELDIYDDLDDFQKAEDRNTKELQAWEAKYEKALAEIEALKVENKALGKKIKTMEVNLQNLLDTAKAEVKRKETLIAELRNEKDDVCFRRKRARAFDVPGAREPESKRPKEFQSTPIDVRKYPETNRNPFKTAAKDAAKDDARKMMTKKDDTTKVVSKDVERGVKSKEDNKMATNKDDDKKSSSKDDAWKSRTREDAKKSVQRSKSPRPEHSKTTDRKSTAQARRPDPHRSRSPKHNSRRDHHRNQESSSRHAKRRSQSASPSKIQLPREKANAIITLTDDETNDQRSKSPVPVTVKLVTESQPAEKVVSNRRDAALETNANSSKESKVETKDITQPTNGLIAEPCIPKHEIIPGLSLINPESADFSKNEIKLDPVILQDRTEDSGHQLLNKEPIPKVVVLEKCKNILAEDCPADEQPLDKFKDGKESEETQAKLDKKEPFAVETAVETPSKEESNDNIVLSKNTTSQADVCSQHDENDEAEIREPMDQVNSVVESDLGVRIIEDIRLPKMANIDHFAVKVDNHGEAPAAVTDSALNQENLATQDQKICAEMKDPTIFTTSDETPIKSATILYAKPDSTKLDHSDEHDEVILETAIDMLKKEQDAASTAESTYPKLRIAEDAIEMALEQLHQQSPDETVVTSTSNRAPQTPKSLITILTQTPKQADPLRSQTKSKTVSPMATPKKTATEKTPVKKRKVNMDSSPQVPAHDVTIDETLGACSLQDESSTVTKRCSLGHTDYQYEQIKDEVILRVKRRGRRRKPTPMEIPTTAADKPI from the exons ATGGAAACGCCTGCATATGCCACGAAATCTGGCGGAGAACTGGTGCTGCCCGAAGCTCTGGAGGACTTGATGGATTTGGAAGACCAGGACGCGGGCGGGATGAAGTCCAACGTTAAGGATAAATCCATGGATTTGGATATCTATCACGATTTGTACGATATAGAGCCTGCAGGTTCAAAGAAGCCTGACCAAATGGACAGATCCCTTGAACTGGACATCTACGATGATTTGGACGACTTTCAGAAGGCCGAAGATCGT AATACCAAGGAGCTACAGGCATGGGAAGCCAAATACGAAAAGGCACTGGCCGAAATTGAAGCGCTAAAGGTTGAGAATAAGGCACTTGGCAAGAAGATAAAAACCATGGAGGTTAATCTACAGAATCTACTGGACACAGCTAAGGCGGAGGTAAAGAGAAAAGAGACACTGATTGCCGAGCTGCGAAACGA AAAGGACGATGTATGCTTCCGACGAAAACGAGCACGGGCGTTTGACGTACCAGGTGCAAGGGAACCCGAAAGTAAGCGTCCGAAAGAATTTCAATCTACACCAATCGATGTCAGGAAATATCCGGAAACGAATAGAAATCCGTTCAAAACGGCTGCAAAGGACGCCGCTAAGGATGATGCTAGGAAGATGATGACCAAAAAAGATGACACAACGAAAGTCGTATCAAAAGATGTTGAAAGAGGCGTAAAATCCAAGGAGGATAATAAGATGGCGACCAATAAAGATGATGACAAGAAGTCATCCTCAAAGGATGATGCTTGGAAATCTAGGACAAGAGAAGACGCCAAGAAATCGGTCCAAAGAAGCAAGTCTCCCAGGCCGGAACACTCAAAGACCACCGATCGGAAATCTACTGCACAGGCTCGTCGTCCAGATCCACATCGCAGCCGGAGTCCAAAACATAATTCCCGGCGAGATCATCACAGGAATCAAGAAAGCAGTTCCCGGCACGCCAAACGGCGAAGCCAATCCGCATCGCCCAG CAAGATACAATTGCCAAGAGAAAAAGCAAATGCCATCATCACACTTACTGACGATGAAACAAATGACCAACGCAGCAAGAGCCCAGTCCCCGTGACCGTCAAACTCGTAACTGAATCTCAACCGGCTGAAAAAGTCGTTTCCAACCGAAGGGATGCTGCTTTAGAAACCAATGCAAATTCCTCAAAGGAATCAAAAGTAGAGACGAAGGATATTACTCAACCGACAAATGGTTTAATTGCTGAACCTTGTATTCCAAAACATGAGATTATTCCGGGGTTAAGCTTAATTAACCCAGAATCGGCGGATTTTTCTAAAAATGAGATCAAGTTAGATCCTGTAATCTTACAGGATCGTACAGAAGACTCTGGCCACCAACTTTTAAATAAGGAGCCTATTCCCAAAGTTGTAGTActtgaaaaatgtaaaaacatTTTAGCTGAAGATTGCCCAGCTGATGAGCAACCCCTGGACAAATTCAAGGATGGAAAAGAATCTGAAGAGACACAGGCAAAGTTAGACAAAAAAGAGCCTTTTGCAGTTGAAACTGCTGTTGAAACTCCTAGCAAAGAAGAAAGCAACGACAACATAGTATTATCAAAGAATACGACGTCTCAAGCTGATGTGTGTTCTCAGCATGATGAGAATGATGAAGCAGAGATCCGAGAACCGATGGATCAAGTTAACTCCGTGGTCGAGTCCGACTTGGGAGTAAGGATTATTGAGGATATTCGGTTGCCCAAGATGGCGAATATCGACCATTTTGCTGTAAAGGTCGACAACCATGGTGAAGCGCCAGCAGCTGTCACAGATTCCGCTTTAAATCAAGAGAACCTAGCCACACAGGACCAAAAGATTTGCGCAGAGATGAAAGATCCAACTATTTTTACCACCTCGGACGAAACTCCAATAAAGTCTGCTACTATATTATACGCCAAGCCCGATTCAACAAAACTGGATCACAGCGATGAACATGACGAGGTTATCCTGGAAACTGCCATTGACATGCTGAAGAAGGAGCAGGATGCAGCGAGCACCGCAGAATCCACATATCCGAAACTGCGGATCGCAGAAGATGCCATTGAGATGGCACTAGAGCAATTGCACCAGCAGTCGCCGGACGAAACTGTGGTGACCTCAACGTCGAATAGAGCGCCGCAGACGCCAAAAAGCCTCATCACAATACTCACCCAGACTCCAAAACAGGCTGATCCACTAAGATCCCAAACGAAATCGAAGACTGTGTCGCCGATGGCGACGCCTAAGAAGACGGCCACGGAGAAGACCCCAGTGAAGAAGAGAAAGGTCAACATGGATAGTTCGCCGCAGGTGCCAGCCCATGATGTTACCATCGACGAAACTTTGGGTGCCTGCAGTCTGCAGGACGAGAGCTCAACTGTGACCAAACGCTGCTCCCTGGGCCACACAGACTACCAGTACGAACAGATAAAGGACGAGGTCATTTTAAGAGTGAAACGACGGGGTCGCCGACGAAAGCCAACACCTATGGAAATACCTACGACTGCTGCGGACAAAccaatttga
- the CG34312 gene encoding uncharacterized protein, isoform A, which produces MKCTIRKCCCWELRWGALIIALIDMIVTAAVVLETKYLAYYEDWWIDHDMGTFEVSYTSTYYVWIITLVIHFAHLVFCVSVIGSVWVKSKKLVIGYLITGAIRIVYDLMFFIYVCVAIGPVILTLFLIIGGFGVAIYFWIVAYSWFKMIESPDRVN; this is translated from the exons ATGAAGTGTACCATTAGGAAGTGCTGTTGCTGGGAGCTAAGATGGGGAGCCTTGATTATCGCCCTTATAGATATGATTGTGACGGCGGCAGTTGTTTTGGAAACTAAGT ATCTAGCCTATTATGAGGACTGGTGGATTGATCATGATATGGGAACGTTTGAGGTCAGCTACACTTCCACCTACTACGTTTGGATCATCACACTTGTCATCCACTTTGCCCACCTAGTGTTTTGTGTCTCAGTTATTGGCTCTGTTTGGGTG AAATCCAAAAAACTGGTCATTGGCTATCTAATAACAGGCGCAATTCGCATTGTTTATGATCTtatgtttttcatttatgtttGCGTCGCAATTGGCCCTGTGATTTTGACCTTATTCCTTATCATCGGCGGATTTG GTGTAGCCATTTACTTTTGGATCGTTGCCTACTCATGGTTCAAGATGATCGAAAGTCCTGATCGCGTGAATTAA